A region from the Salvelinus fontinalis isolate EN_2023a chromosome 23, ASM2944872v1, whole genome shotgun sequence genome encodes:
- the LOC129821512 gene encoding granzyme B-like, with product MYLYLLILLQLLSSAGASESGIVGGKIAKPHSRPYMVSLQHRGRHVCGGMLIREDFVLTSAHCLKGSYPLTVVLGAHDLTEEEKSRQEIQVVHHHRHPLHRQYSQHTYDIMLLQLKTKAKLNRYVKVLGLPKKDGSIPANIKCSVSGWGKTNSNNDQGSDVLMEVAVTVEDNSECKSVWQKNFDKKQMMCTRTTGGKGFCQGDSGGPLICNNKAQGIVALNYAERCDDSQYPHVYMKIPFFMPWIKEVLHGYGANMSLNKQE from the exons ATGTACCTttacctcctcatcctcctccaacTCCTTTCCTCTGCTG GAGCCTCTGAGAGTGGTATTGTGGGTGGTAAGATAGCTAAGCCCCACTCCAGGCCCTATATGGTCTCTCTGCAACACAGAGGACGCCATGTTTGTGGAGGAATGCTCATCCGAGAGGACTTTGTCCTGACTTCAGCACACTGCTTGAAAGG TTCTTATCCTTTAACGGTGGTCCTTGGAGCTCACGACCTAACCGAAGAAGAGAAGAGTCGGCAAGAGATTCAGGTGGTACATCACCATCGCCACCCCTTGCACAGACAATATAGCCAGCACACTTATGACATCATGCTACTCCAG TTAAAGACTAAAGCAAAACTGAACAGGTATGTAAAAGTCCTTGGACTCCCAAAGAAGGATGGATCAATCCCAGCAAACATCAAGTGCTCCGTATCTGGTTGGGGCAAGACTAACTCGAACAACGACCAGGGTTCGGACGTTTTGATGGAAGTGGCGGTGACGGTGGAGGATAACTCTGAATGCAAGAGCGTGTGGCAGAAAAACTTTGACAAAAAACAAATGATGTGCACTCGTACTACCGGCGGGAAAGGATTTTGTCAG GGAGATTCAGGGGGACCTCTAATTTGTAACAACAAGGCACAGGGTATCGTTGCTTTAAATTATGCTGAGAGATGTGATGATTCCCAATATCCTCATGTGTACATGAAAATCCCTTTCTTCATGCCCTGGATTAAAGAGGTGTTGCACGGATATGGTGCCAACATGTCTTTAAACAAGCAGGAATAA